Proteins encoded within one genomic window of Flavobacterium oreochromis:
- a CDS encoding Lrp/AsnC ligand binding domain-containing protein translates to MPEILEVTSLSGIYDYMLKIATTDIDAYNNFVTNKLANIPNIGQYHSNIVMSMVKNETAYYLKED, encoded by the coding sequence ATGCCTGAAATTCTTGAAGTGACGAGTCTTTCAGGCATTTATGATTATATGTTAAAAATAGCAACCACTGATATTGATGCTTATAATAATTTTGTTACAAATAAATTAGCTAATATCCCTAATATAGGTCAATATCATAGCAACATAGTGATGAGTATGGTAAAAAATGAAACAGCTTATTATTTGAAAGAAGATTAA
- a CDS encoding Lrp/AsnC family transcriptional regulator has product MDKIDAKILNILQQDCTLSVKDVAAMVGLSYTPTYERIKHLEESGIIKKSAVILNPSKVGIKLFAYCNITLKKQSRENLKNSRKR; this is encoded by the coding sequence ATGGATAAAATAGACGCAAAAATTCTGAATATTTTACAACAAGATTGTACACTTTCTGTGAAAGATGTTGCGGCTATGGTTGGACTTTCTTATACTCCTACCTATGAGAGAATTAAGCATCTTGAAGAATCTGGAATTATAAAAAAAAGTGCCGTTATACTTAATCCTTCAAAAGTAGGTATAAAGCTTTTTGCTTATTGCAATATTACTCTAAAAAAACAATCTCGCGAGAATCTAAAAAATTCGAGGAAGAGGTAA
- the tatA gene encoding twin-arginine translocase TatA/TatE family subunit, translating to MGRLGPTEIILIIAALLLLFGGKKIPELMKGLGSGLNEFKKASKGEETATKKEEETKE from the coding sequence ATGGGAAGATTAGGTCCAACTGAAATTATATTAATAATTGCAGCTTTGTTATTATTATTTGGCGGTAAAAAAATTCCTGAATTAATGAAAGGTTTAGGAAGTGGTTTGAATGAATTCAAAAAAGCTTCTAAGGGAGAAGAAACTGCTACGAAAAAAGAAGAAGAAACAAAAGAGTAA
- a CDS encoding peptidase, translating to MAILKKFNRKEFLDKIITKRRLIILNEDTFEEQFSLQLTILNVFLLLTIGAIFLISITTYIIAFTTLREYIPGYSSTELKEKALLLGLKSDSLDFEIKKNDAYIQSVKKVLTGDLEYAKVNKDSILASDYVDPSEYDMQVSQEEKELRKQVEAAAKKDSK from the coding sequence ATGGCGATACTAAAAAAATTCAACCGCAAAGAATTTCTTGATAAAATTATAACAAAAAGACGTTTAATTATCTTAAATGAAGATACTTTTGAAGAACAATTTTCTCTTCAATTAACTATTTTAAATGTTTTTTTATTACTAACTATTGGAGCTATTTTTTTAATTTCAATCACCACCTATATTATTGCCTTTACCACTTTAAGAGAATATATACCAGGATATTCATCTACTGAATTAAAAGAAAAAGCACTTCTATTAGGTTTAAAATCAGATTCATTAGATTTTGAAATAAAAAAGAATGATGCGTACATCCAATCAGTGAAAAAAGTATTAACAGGCGATTTAGAATACGCTAAAGTAAATAAAGATTCTATTTTAGCTTCAGATTATGTGGATCCTTCTGAGTATGATATGCAAGTCTCTCAAGAAGAAAAAGAATTACGCAAACAAGTAGAAGCAGCAGCAAAAAAAGATAGTAAATAA
- a CDS encoding GH3 family domain-containing protein — protein MSIKSIGARIFASIIHRKTQKWVQNPIATQQKVFKQLLAQAKDTQFGKDHYFDKISNYQEFAIQVPIRDYEALCPYINQVINGKANILWKGKPLYFAKTSGTTSGAKYIPLTKESMPFHIQAARNAILSYIHETGKAHFVNGKMIFLQGSPILEEKNGIKLGRLSGIVAHFVPQYLQKNRMPSWETNCIEDWEMKVNTVVEETINENMTVISGIPSWVQMYFEKLSQKAKKPVGNIFKNFNLFIYGGVNYEPYRAKFENLIGRKVDSIELFPASEGFFAYQDSQKEKGMLLLLNSGIFYEFIKADDFFNPNPRRYTIGEVELNINYVLIISTNAGLWAYNIGDTVQFTSLNPYRIIVTGRIKHYISAFGEHVIGKEVETALEEAMKDSTITINEFTVAPQINPTEGLPYHEWFIEFENEPLDIENFALKIDQAMRKQNVYYDDLITGNVLKNLVITKVVKNGFQDYMKSIGKLGGQNKLPRLSNDRKIADFLNKKAS, from the coding sequence ATGTCTATTAAAAGTATAGGAGCGAGAATCTTTGCTTCCATTATTCATCGTAAAACCCAAAAATGGGTTCAGAATCCCATTGCAACGCAACAAAAAGTATTTAAACAGTTACTAGCACAAGCTAAAGATACTCAATTTGGTAAAGATCATTATTTTGATAAAATTTCTAATTATCAAGAATTTGCCATACAAGTTCCAATACGTGATTATGAAGCTTTATGCCCTTATATAAATCAAGTAATAAATGGGAAAGCTAATATTTTATGGAAAGGAAAACCATTGTATTTTGCTAAAACATCTGGAACTACTTCAGGTGCTAAATATATTCCATTAACTAAAGAATCAATGCCATTTCATATTCAAGCCGCTCGAAATGCTATCTTGAGTTATATACACGAAACAGGTAAAGCTCATTTTGTTAATGGAAAAATGATTTTTTTACAAGGAAGTCCTATTTTAGAAGAAAAAAATGGAATAAAACTAGGAAGACTTTCTGGAATTGTAGCTCATTTTGTACCTCAATATTTGCAGAAAAATCGTATGCCTTCTTGGGAAACTAATTGCATAGAAGATTGGGAAATGAAAGTAAATACAGTTGTAGAAGAAACCATTAATGAAAATATGACCGTTATATCAGGAATTCCTTCTTGGGTACAAATGTATTTTGAAAAACTTTCTCAAAAAGCTAAAAAACCAGTTGGTAATATTTTTAAAAATTTTAACCTATTTATTTATGGAGGTGTAAATTATGAACCTTATAGAGCAAAATTTGAAAACTTAATAGGTCGTAAAGTAGATTCTATAGAATTATTTCCAGCTTCAGAAGGATTTTTTGCTTATCAAGATTCACAAAAAGAAAAAGGAATGTTATTGCTTTTAAATTCAGGAATTTTTTATGAGTTTATTAAAGCAGACGATTTTTTCAACCCTAACCCACGTCGTTACACAATTGGAGAAGTAGAGCTTAATATAAATTACGTTTTAATTATATCTACTAATGCTGGATTATGGGCATACAATATTGGTGATACAGTACAATTTACTTCCTTAAACCCATATAGAATAATAGTTACAGGAAGAATTAAACATTATATTTCAGCTTTTGGAGAACATGTTATAGGAAAAGAAGTTGAAACTGCTTTAGAAGAAGCCATGAAAGACTCAACTATTACTATAAATGAATTTACAGTAGCACCTCAAATTAATCCAACAGAAGGATTACCTTATCATGAATGGTTTATTGAGTTTGAAAATGAGCCTTTAGATATCGAAAATTTTGCTCTAAAAATTGATCAAGCTATGCGTAAACAAAATGTTTACTATGATGATTTGATTACAGGTAATGTATTAAAAAACCTTGTTATTACTAAGGTTGTAAAAAATGGTTTTCAAGATTATATGAAGTCAATAGGAAAGTTAGGAGGGCAAAATAAACTACCGCGTTTAAGTAATGATCGTAAGATTGCTGATTTTTTAAATAAAAAAGCCTCCTGA
- the cas9 gene encoding type II CRISPR RNA-guided endonuclease Cas9 (Cas9, originally named Csn1, is the large, multifunctional signature protein of type II CRISPR/Cas systems. It is well known even to general audiences because its RNA-guided endonuclease activity has made it a popular tool for custom editing of eukaryotic genomes.) — translation MRKFNLGLDIGTNSIGWALVNKDYENKKGKIIAAGSRIIPMPQDILDKFGSGVITETQTALRTDYRSKRKLIQRFLLRRERLHRVLNVLDFLPKHYAQSIDFQKHFGKFLPNTEPKLAYNKNQFLFENSFLQMLKEFQEKHPELYTDNKKIPYDWTIYYLRKKALNQKIEKQELAWLLLQFNQKRGYNQLRDEEEQNIPNKKVEYYSLQVIEVIPDEAKEGNDKIWYSINLENGWTYRRESKIPLFNWKGKVKDFIVTTDLNQDGSIKKDREGKEKRSFRAPSEGDWTLLKKKTENEIQASGKTLGVYIYDALLNNPNLKIKGAFIRTIDRSFYKEELQQIITKQKEYHKELNNSKLYKACIEELYPKNEIYKSILKNKDIAHLFINDILYYQRPLKTQKYNIGKCTYESRIFKKEGKKIAEFIPAVSKSHPLFQEFRLWQWIKNLKIYEKLSSDNCTDLFLTNEKDFEDLFEFLWNKKEIDHKGILEYLIRTKFPDLKPKQIKIKIKEYRWNYVYDHEKDESKSYPCGETYFLIKSKLDRINNIESNFLSKEKLYNLWHIIYSVTDKKQYEKALIKFALKNNIDSKLFVNSFKRIPPFKNDYAIYSLKAINKLLPLMRVGKYWNYDTIDTATKQKIQSIINGEEDNTISTLVREKTIHFSKESDFKNLPLWLAGYIVYNTHNESTEIEKWQSPQDIDTFLKNFKQHALRNPIVEQVITETLRVVRDIWLKKGGGEKDFFNEIHIELGKDLKNPIDKRRKLSSTNIKNESTNTRIKALLTELFNQGIENIRPNALKHQEILKIFEESVLNSGIDIDEDILKISNIAQPTKKQLQYYVHWLEEKYKSPYTGQIIPLSKLFTSDYEVEHIIPRSKYYDDSLSNKVICETEINRLKNNQLGYEFINNHEIREITLQEGKTIRLLSPEQYLNFVNTYYAKNKAKRKTLLLEELPIEMVERQLNDTRYISKYVMQLLSKIVRKQDGTDNGLNSINVLSVSGKMIRALKNDWELNDIWNDLLLHRFDRLNSITNTNLFTTYSEQKQKMIPIVPDQYAKGFHKKKLDHRHHALDAIIIACITRNHINYMNNQNIQGGKNKKIKIDKQCYREIFQKSRLEIRAQLCQKKYNDHDQTNYNWVFIKPWKDFTKETKEVLESIIPSFKQNLRIINKTVNYYEKYNENGKKVKIRQTKGDNWAIRKPLHKETISGKVYLSYKIPAKGKILTATRKFLDTTVDLKSIEKITDTGIQKILKNYLEYKGTPELAFSPEGIEELNTTIEQYNDGFAHKPIYKIRIYEEGVKFPLGTKGNKKINM, via the coding sequence ATGAGGAAATTTAACTTAGGATTAGATATAGGCACCAATTCTATTGGTTGGGCTCTAGTAAATAAAGACTATGAAAATAAAAAAGGCAAAATTATAGCAGCAGGGAGTAGGATCATTCCTATGCCCCAAGATATTTTAGATAAATTTGGTTCAGGAGTTATTACTGAAACACAAACAGCACTACGTACAGATTATCGTAGTAAACGTAAATTAATACAAAGATTCTTATTAAGAAGAGAACGTTTACATAGAGTTTTAAATGTACTTGATTTTTTACCTAAACATTATGCTCAAAGTATTGATTTTCAAAAGCACTTTGGTAAATTTCTACCTAATACAGAACCTAAGTTAGCATATAATAAAAATCAATTTTTATTTGAAAATTCTTTTCTTCAAATGCTAAAAGAATTTCAAGAAAAACATCCTGAATTATATACTGATAATAAAAAAATTCCATACGATTGGACTATTTATTATTTAAGAAAAAAAGCCTTAAATCAAAAAATAGAAAAACAAGAATTAGCTTGGTTATTACTTCAATTTAATCAAAAAAGAGGATATAATCAATTAAGAGATGAAGAAGAACAAAATATACCTAATAAAAAAGTAGAATATTATTCTTTACAAGTTATAGAAGTTATACCAGATGAAGCTAAAGAAGGAAATGATAAAATATGGTACAGTATTAATTTAGAAAACGGTTGGACTTATAGACGAGAAAGTAAAATACCTTTATTTAACTGGAAAGGAAAAGTAAAAGATTTTATTGTAACTACTGATTTAAATCAAGATGGCTCTATAAAAAAAGACAGAGAAGGAAAAGAAAAAAGAAGTTTTAGAGCTCCTAGTGAAGGAGATTGGACTCTACTTAAAAAGAAAACTGAAAATGAAATTCAAGCATCAGGGAAAACCCTTGGAGTTTATATTTATGATGCCTTACTTAATAATCCAAATCTTAAAATAAAAGGAGCTTTTATAAGAACCATTGATAGAAGTTTTTATAAAGAAGAACTTCAACAGATTATTACTAAACAAAAAGAATATCACAAAGAACTTAATAATTCTAAACTATATAAGGCTTGTATAGAAGAACTATATCCTAAAAATGAAATATATAAAAGTATACTTAAAAATAAAGACATTGCCCACTTATTTATTAATGATATTTTATACTATCAACGCCCTCTAAAAACGCAAAAATATAACATAGGGAAATGTACTTATGAAAGTAGAATATTTAAAAAAGAAGGTAAAAAAATTGCAGAATTTATTCCAGCAGTTTCTAAATCTCATCCATTATTTCAAGAATTTCGGTTATGGCAATGGATAAAAAATCTTAAGATATATGAAAAATTATCTAGTGATAATTGTACTGATCTTTTTCTTACTAATGAGAAAGATTTTGAAGATCTTTTTGAATTCTTATGGAATAAAAAAGAAATTGATCATAAAGGAATTTTAGAATATTTAATAAGAACAAAATTTCCGGATTTAAAACCAAAACAAATTAAAATCAAGATAAAAGAATATCGTTGGAATTATGTATATGATCATGAAAAAGATGAATCAAAAAGCTATCCCTGTGGAGAAACTTATTTTTTGATAAAAAGTAAACTAGATAGGATTAATAATATTGAAAGTAATTTCTTAAGCAAAGAAAAACTTTATAATCTCTGGCATATTATTTATTCAGTAACAGACAAAAAACAATATGAAAAAGCTTTAATAAAATTTGCTCTAAAAAATAATATTGATAGTAAGCTTTTTGTTAATAGTTTTAAAAGAATTCCCCCTTTTAAAAATGATTATGCTATTTATTCTTTAAAAGCAATCAATAAATTATTACCATTAATGAGAGTAGGCAAGTACTGGAATTATGATACTATTGATACAGCTACAAAACAAAAAATTCAATCTATAATTAATGGGGAAGAAGATAATACCATTTCTACTTTAGTTAGAGAAAAAACAATTCATTTTTCAAAAGAAAGTGATTTTAAAAACTTACCCCTTTGGTTAGCGGGATATATAGTATATAATACTCATAATGAAAGTACTGAAATTGAAAAATGGCAGTCCCCTCAAGATATAGATACTTTTCTAAAAAACTTTAAGCAACATGCTTTAAGAAACCCTATTGTAGAACAAGTAATAACAGAAACCCTTCGAGTAGTAAGAGATATATGGTTAAAAAAAGGAGGAGGAGAAAAAGATTTTTTTAATGAAATACATATTGAATTAGGAAAAGACTTAAAAAATCCTATTGATAAACGTAGAAAATTATCAAGTACTAATATAAAAAACGAATCAACAAATACCAGAATAAAAGCACTTCTTACAGAGTTATTTAATCAAGGAATTGAAAATATCAGACCTAACGCTCTTAAGCATCAAGAAATTCTTAAAATATTTGAAGAAAGTGTTTTAAATTCAGGAATAGACATAGATGAAGATATACTTAAAATTAGTAATATAGCCCAACCTACTAAAAAGCAACTACAATATTATGTACACTGGCTAGAAGAAAAATATAAATCACCTTATACAGGTCAAATCATTCCTTTAAGTAAACTATTTACCTCTGACTATGAAGTAGAACATATTATACCTAGAAGTAAATATTATGATGATAGCTTATCAAATAAAGTAATATGCGAAACAGAAATAAATAGATTAAAAAATAATCAATTAGGATATGAATTTATTAACAATCATGAAATAAGAGAAATTACTTTACAAGAAGGTAAAACAATAAGATTATTAAGTCCAGAACAATATTTAAATTTTGTTAATACCTATTATGCAAAAAATAAAGCCAAAAGAAAAACTCTTTTACTAGAAGAGCTTCCTATAGAAATGGTGGAAAGACAACTAAATGACACACGTTACATAAGTAAGTATGTTATGCAATTATTGTCTAAAATAGTAAGAAAACAAGATGGTACAGATAATGGTTTAAACTCAATAAATGTACTATCTGTTTCAGGAAAAATGATCAGAGCTCTTAAAAATGATTGGGAACTTAATGATATTTGGAACGATTTATTACTTCATCGTTTTGACAGATTAAACAGTATAACAAATACTAACTTATTTACCACTTATAGTGAACAAAAGCAAAAAATGATTCCTATTGTACCTGATCAATATGCAAAAGGATTTCATAAAAAAAAGTTAGATCATCGTCATCATGCACTAGATGCAATCATAATAGCTTGTATAACTCGTAATCATATTAATTATATGAACAATCAGAATATACAAGGTGGAAAAAATAAAAAGATTAAAATAGATAAACAATGTTACCGCGAAATATTTCAAAAATCACGTCTTGAGATAAGAGCACAGTTGTGTCAAAAAAAATACAATGATCATGATCAAACTAATTATAATTGGGTTTTTATAAAACCTTGGAAAGATTTTACAAAAGAAACTAAAGAAGTTTTAGAATCTATTATTCCTTCCTTTAAACAAAATTTAAGGATTATAAACAAAACAGTAAATTATTACGAAAAGTATAATGAAAATGGGAAAAAAGTAAAAATAAGACAGACTAAAGGAGATAACTGGGCAATTCGTAAACCATTACATAAAGAAACCATTTCAGGAAAAGTATATTTGTCCTATAAAATACCAGCAAAAGGAAAAATTTTAACAGCAACTCGTAAATTTTTAGATACCACTGTAGATTTAAAATCTATTGAAAAAATTACAGATACAGGAATTCAAAAAATACTTAAAAACTATTTAGAATATAAAGGAACTCCTGAGTTAGCTTTTTCACCAGAAGGGATAGAAGAATTAAACACTACTATCGAACAATATAATGATGGTTTTGCTCATAAACCCATTTATAAAATACGTATTTATGAAGAAGGAGTAAAATTTCCTTTAGGAACTAAAGGAAATAAAAAAATAAATATGTAG
- a CDS encoding LysM peptidoglycan-binding domain-containing protein has product MNNNWSRYKVKKGDTLESIAKEIGISHQALRRHHNTYCKKKYLIEYNHLKGIEEILLPSIEELEKLLEFEKKQSLLVIYLCITYLKIFTKNNMM; this is encoded by the coding sequence ATGAATAACAATTGGTCCAGATACAAAGTTAAAAAAGGTGATACGCTAGAATCAATAGCAAAAGAAATAGGTATTAGCCATCAAGCACTTAGACGCCATCATAATACCTATTGTAAAAAAAAATACCTAATAGAGTATAATCATTTAAAAGGGATAGAAGAAATACTACTACCCTCCATTGAAGAGCTTGAAAAGCTTCTAGAATTTGAAAAAAAACAGAGCCTCTTAGTAATTTACCTTTGTATTACCTACCTAAAAATTTTTACAAAAAACAATATGATGTAG